AGCTTGCCAGCGTCTTCCATCTTGCCCTTCCATTGCGGTTGCGGGCCGGGTGCGCTACAATATTCGCACATGAGCGGAAGATATGCCGGGCTGGACGTGATGTCCGCGTTCGCCCCGGCGGGTGCTTCCGCGACACGAAGGATGTGGACACAGCCCTGACACACGAGATAGAACTGCATAGCCAGGAGGAGGCCGTAAACCTTCTGGGCCAGAACGGCGAAATCCGGAAACGACTTCAGGACCAGTCGAGGGTGCGCATTGTGGACCGGGGCGCGAAGGTGGTGGTCATCGGGGAGGAGGAGGACGCGCTCCTTGTCAGCCGGGTGCTTGGCGGCATGCTGGACGCGGTGCGCCTGGGCCATTCCCCCACGCTTGCCGACGTGGACAGCGCCCTGACCGAGGCGCGCGAGGCGGAGGCGCACCAGTTGGGCTCCATGCTGGCGCAGCGCCCGGCGGCCATCCGCGAGGATGTGCACATCCGCGCGCGGACGCGGGGCCAGAAGAGGTATCTGGACGCCATCCACTCCCATGAGATCACCCTGGTCATCGGCCCCGCCGGGACGGGCAAAACCTATCTGGCCATGGCGGCGGCCGTGTCGGCCCTGCTGAGCAAGCGGGTGAAGCGGCTGGTGCTCACGCGTCCCGCGGTGGAGGCGGGCGAGCGGCTCGGCTTTCTCCCCGGTGACTTGGAGCAGAAGGTGAACCCCTACCTGCGGCCCCTGTATGACGCGCTGTTCGCCATGGTGGACATGGACCGGGTGCGCCGGATGATGGACCAGCAGTGCATNNNNNNNNNNGCCCCTGGCCTTCATGCGCGGGCGCACGCTGGACCAGGCCTTTGTCATCCTGGACGAGGCGCAAAACACCACGGTGGACCAGATGCTGATGTTCCTCACGCGCCTTGGCGAGGGTTCCCGCGCGGTGGTCACGGGCGACATCACCCAGGTGGACCTGCCGCCGGGCACGGTTTCGGGACTTGAGGACGCCCACCGGGTGCTGCAGGACATCCCCGGCATCGGCATGGTCCAGTTGACCAGCCGCGACGTGGTGCGCAACCCCCTCGTGCAGCAAATCATCAACGCCTACGAGGCCGGGGGCCGCACGCCGGGCCGGAACGGCCGGGCGCGGCGCGGGGCATGAGCGGCACCGGCGGCGAGAAGCCCCCCCTTCGCCGGAAGTGGGGTGATTACTGGATGCGGCTGGGTGACCGTTTCCGCGCCCGGGGCCCCTGGGTCCGGCGGGCGATGGTCGGGCTGGCCTTTCTTGTCTGCGTCGCCGCGCTGACCCGCGAGCCCTCCCCGGATTTTCTGGTGGGTGACGACCTCAACGCGCAGGTGGCCAACCGCGAAATCCGCGCGGCCTTCTATTTCGAGACGCCGGACCTCCAGCGCACGCAGGAGGCCCGCGATCAGGAAATGGCGCGGGTGCCGGAATATTTCCGCGTGGACGCGGAGGCCGTGAACACGCAACTGGCCGAGCTCCGCGGGCGCATCGCGCTGCTGCGCGAGGCGCGGACGCGCATGCACGGCGAAGTCACCGCCGCGCTTCGCGCCTCGACCCCCGAGCAGTCCGCCTGGACGGTGGCCGGCCGGGTTGCGGCGGCGGCGGCGGCGCGCCTGAAGGAGCAGGCGGAGTGGGGGGACATGCCCGCCGCGGACCTGCTGGCGCTCTGGCTGATGCCCGACCGTGACAGCGTGCCCGAGCGCGTCTTTTCCGAACCGTCAGCGGACGGGTCCCCCGCGCCGGTGCGGGTGCTCTCCCTCAATCCGGACACCGAGTTTCCCCTGACTTTTTCCGAGGCGGACCGTCTCGGGTCCCTTGCCCTGGACGCCCTCGGGCAGGTGCTCAACGCCGGGGTGCGAGGCGCGGAAATATCCGACGACGAGCGCGGCCGCCGGGTGGTGGTGTGGCGCGGCGGGGACGCCGTGTCGGACCGCGCCGCGGGCGCGGATTTGGAATACGGCGCGGTGCCCTCCGTCTCCGACGCGGTCGAGGCCCTCGGGGCGCGCCTGACAGACATGGCCAAGCGCGCCGCCACGGCGCAGGGCGGCGCGACCCAGGCGGACTACGCCCGCCTGCACGACGCGGCCATGGCGCTCTGCCGGCCCCTGGTCGTGCCCACCCTGGCCGAGGACAAGGTGGCCACGGCCACCGCGCGCGCCCGCGCGGCGGAGGCGGTCCAGCCGGTGATGAAGGAGGTTGAGGCGGGCGAGATTATCCAGGACCGGGGCAAGCGCTGGACCAAGCAGTCCCGCTCGGACGTGCAGACCTATCTCTCCATCATCCAGCGCGAGGAGCGGCCCCTGCTCAAGGTGGTCAACAGCTTTTTCTCCCACGCCATTCTCGTGCTGCTCGCGTTTGTCGCCCTTGCCAAAGTGGCCGCCCTTGTCGAGGGCGGGGCGGGGGGGCTGAAACAGCGCGCCGACGCGTCCCGGGCCTTTTCCGTCGCCCTGGTTCTGCTCAGCGCCACCTTGGCCGTGGGCCGTTTTTCCTCCTATTTCGAGCCCACGGGATTCGTCCTGCCCGTCGCCGCCGCCGCAATCCTGTGCGCCATTCTGGTCAACGCGCCCATGGCCGCCTTCTTCAGCGGAATCGCCGCGCTGCTGGTGTCGGCGCAGTACCAGTACAACTGGCGCCTCATGCTTGTGGCGGGCGCCATGGCGCTTGCGGGCGCGTTCAGCATCAGCCGGGTGCGCCGCCGCAGCGACATGACCGCCGCGTCCCTCACGGCCACGCTGGTCGGGCTGGTGGCGGCCGTCGCCGTCACCCTGTCGGCGGAGTCCCTGTTTGCCGAAAGTTTTGTGCGCCGCCTGCTGCTGCTGCTGCTGAACGGCGGCTTCTGCATGGTGGCCGTGCCGGGTCTCCTCTCCCCCCTCGAGCGGCTTTTCAACCTGACCACGGACATCACCCTGCTCGAGTACTCCGACCTGAACAACCCGCTGCTGGGCGAACTGGCCGTGAAGGCGCCCGCCACCTACGCGCACAGCCTCATGCTCGGCCAGATTGCCGAGGCCGCCGCGGACGCCATCGGCGCCAACGGCCTGCTGGCGCGCGTCTGCGCCTACTACCATGACATCGGCAAGACGGCCAACATCAGCGACTTCGCCGAAAACCAGTCCGGGTTCAACATTCACGACACGCTCCCCCCCGCGGTGAGCGCGGCGCGCATCCGGTCCCACGTGCTGCAGGGCGCGGAAATCGCGCGGCGCAGCCACCTGCCCCAGGCCATTGTGGACGGCATTCTTGAGCATCACGGCACGATGCGCGTGGGCTATTTTTACCAGCAGGCGGTGGAGCGCGAGGGCGCGGACCGGGTGAACGAGGCGGATTTCCGCTATCCCGGACCCCGTCCGCAGCGGCCCGAGACCGCCATCCTGATGATATGCGACGCGTCCGAGTCCGGCGTGCGCTCCCTGGGCTCGCCGGGCGAGGAGGAGGTGCGGAATTTTGTCCGAAAAATCTTGGACATCCGCGGGCAGGAGGGGCAGTTTGACGACTGCAACCTGACCCTGAAGCACCTCAACACCATTGCGGACGTGGTGGTGCGCGGCATCATGAGCACCATGCACACCCGTGTGCGCTATCCCAGCATGAGCCTTGCCGGGGAAAAGGAGAAAACGGGCGCGCCCCTTGACGCGCCCGCGGCCACAGGAGGTTCCATCCGATGATTCACATCAGCCTTCAGACGCGCAATGAATCCTCCAGGAAAGGGTTGTACCGGACCGACGCGCTGCGCCGTCTCGCGGGGCGTGTGCTTCAGGGCGAGGGTGCCGCCGGCGAGTTCGAACTGAGCGTCCTCTTCTGCGACGACCCGTTCATCGCGGAGCTCAACAAGACCTACCGGAAGCGGCGCGGACCGACGGACGTGCTTTCCTTCGACCAGGAGCCGTCGGAGACACCGGCCGGGGCCCGGGTGCTGGGCGACATTGTGATTTCCCTGGAGACCGTCGAGCGCTTCTGCGCGGGTGACCCGGAGGCCATGCGCGCCGAGGTGCGGCTGCTTTTCTGCCACGGGCTTCTGCATCTTCTGGGCCATGAGCACGGCACGACTGAGGGCCGCAGGATCATGCAGGAGCGCCAGGCCGGACATCTCGGCGTCTCCCCGGAGCTGGCATGGCACGGCAGGAAACCGGCATAATGGGGAAAAGTCCGGAACGGCGACAGTTTATACCGGATGGGAGCGACATGGCAGCGACATTGATGGACGAGACCGCAGGGGAGCCTCCCCGAAGTAGGAAAGCGCGGGGTGTCGCGGCCCTGGCCGCCGCATTGGCGGTGGTGTGTCTGCTCCTCGCGGCCGGCCGGACCGGCGCGGAAACCCCCATGACGGAGGCTCCGCACGTTCCCTGGACGCAGATATTCACCCCCAACCTGATGGCGGCCACCGTGCTGCTGTCCGTCCTGTCCGGTTTCTTCTCCGCCAGCGAGGTGGCCTACTTCTCCCTGCAGAAGGTGACGCTGCGCGGCATGCGGGAGAACGGCGGCCCCTTTGCCCGGCTTGCGGCGCGGCTGATGGAGCAGCCGGGCAACCTGCTGGCCACCCTGCTCATGGGCAACAGCATCGTGAACGTCCTGCTGGGCGTGGTCTTTGGCGAGCCCATGGCCGAGGTCTTCGAGTTTTCGCTGGGCTTCTCCACGCCCCAGGCCTATGCCCTGTCCATCGCGGTGACCGCGTCGCTCCTGGTTTTTTTCTGCGAGGTTGCCCCCAAGGTGATGGTGGTGCGGCATAACGCGCTGTTCGCGCAGGCGGCCGCCGCGCCCATATACGCCGCCGACCGGCTGCTGCGCCCCCTCCGTGACGTGGTCACGGCAATGGTGGGGCACCTTTTCCGGATCACCCGCTTCAGCGAGGTGCCCCCGGCCCCGTTTATCACGGATGAGGAGTTCAAGTCCCTGCTCGAGGACAGCCGGGTATCCGGCGTCATCGAGGAGGACGAGCGCCAGATGATCGAGGGCATCATCGAGTTTGGCGACAAGACGGTCCGGGACATT
The Candidatus Hydrogenedentota bacterium DNA segment above includes these coding regions:
- the ybeY gene encoding rRNA maturation RNase YbeY, with protein sequence MIHISLQTRNESSRKGLYRTDALRRLAGRVLQGEGAAGEFELSVLFCDDPFIAELNKTYRKRRGPTDVLSFDQEPSETPAGARVLGDIVISLETVERFCAGDPEAMRAEVRLLFCHGLLHLLGHEHGTTEGRRIMQERQAGHLGVSPELAWHGRKPA
- a CDS encoding HDIG domain-containing protein, with translation MSGTGGEKPPLRRKWGDYWMRLGDRFRARGPWVRRAMVGLAFLVCVAALTREPSPDFLVGDDLNAQVANREIRAAFYFETPDLQRTQEARDQEMARVPEYFRVDAEAVNTQLAELRGRIALLREARTRMHGEVTAALRASTPEQSAWTVAGRVAAAAAARLKEQAEWGDMPAADLLALWLMPDRDSVPERVFSEPSADGSPAPVRVLSLNPDTEFPLTFSEADRLGSLALDALGQVLNAGVRGAEISDDERGRRVVVWRGGDAVSDRAAGADLEYGAVPSVSDAVEALGARLTDMAKRAATAQGGATQADYARLHDAAMALCRPLVVPTLAEDKVATATARARAAEAVQPVMKEVEAGEIIQDRGKRWTKQSRSDVQTYLSIIQREERPLLKVVNSFFSHAILVLLAFVALAKVAALVEGGAGGLKQRADASRAFSVALVLLSATLAVGRFSSYFEPTGFVLPVAAAAILCAILVNAPMAAFFSGIAALLVSAQYQYNWRLMLVAGAMALAGAFSISRVRRRSDMTAASLTATLVGLVAAVAVTLSAESLFAESFVRRLLLLLLNGGFCMVAVPGLLSPLERLFNLTTDITLLEYSDLNNPLLGELAVKAPATYAHSLMLGQIAEAAADAIGANGLLARVCAYYHDIGKTANISDFAENQSGFNIHDTLPPAVSAARIRSHVLQGAEIARRSHLPQAIVDGILEHHGTMRVGYFYQQAVEREGADRVNEADFRYPGPRPQRPETAILMICDASESGVRSLGSPGEEEVRNFVRKILDIRGQEGQFDDCNLTLKHLNTIADVVVRGIMSTMHTRVRYPSMSLAGEKEKTGAPLDAPAATGGSIR
- a CDS encoding HlyC/CorC family transporter, producing MAATLMDETAGEPPRSRKARGVAALAAALAVVCLLLAAGRTGAETPMTEAPHVPWTQIFTPNLMAATVLLSVLSGFFSASEVAYFSLQKVTLRGMRENGGPFARLAARLMEQPGNLLATLLMGNSIVNVLLGVVFGEPMAEVFEFSLGFSTPQAYALSIAVTASLLVFFCEVAPKVMVVRHNALFAQAAAAPIYAADRLLRPLRDVVTAMVGHLFRITRFSEVPPAPFITDEEFKSLLEDSRVSGVIEEDERQMIEGIIEFGDKTVRDILVPRPDIVSISVQATAGEALKMFREHEYSRMPVCREDLDHITGILYAKDLLPVVEDGALDTPIAELARRVHYVPETMPLADFLKAAQKTHSHIAVVVDEYGGTEGLVTLQDAIREVVGDIGEEDDGEEGYCERMGEGVYCVDGTYSLLELEKLAGITVDDEEHTTVAGFIMAQVEKIPQVGDEMEYSGVRFRIEETCEKRVTRVRIEFDGGLDKGGDAA